The Aricia agestis chromosome 22, ilAriAges1.1, whole genome shotgun sequence DNA segment atgtatgtaatattcataatattatgtataactgaggtatactataatatagtacCTAGAAAATGTACAGAATAACCTCAGCGTCTGCATTAaagattatgaaaaatattttttttttttataaaaaaatgcatttcATATTACTTCCTTTTAAAATTGACAACATAGTTAAAATCAATGCATTTTAacagtttttattaattagttCATAGTTCATGTATAGCCTCATACAGTAAAACAGACACTTTTGTGTTTTGAACAATCAACAAACTGAAATCAATTTATTGATCCAAATTCAATCTGTATTTAATGCACCAAATATTTAATGGTACCGACTCAATCACATCTCTGTTATCAATACcgaaaattacataattaataaactagTAATAATATTGCTTCGCGGCGCAGAAATGAAGACGCTTGTGAGTCAAagattatttacttaaatatttaacttaCGAAAACATTACAAACAATTTTAGAACtacgttttatttaaattttattagttttttttttcaatattggCTCATACGTTCCGTATAAAAAcagttaaaagtattttttttaattatgtcgTCAAGTATGCAACTGGCCTTTCGCTTTTTACTTGTTCATATCGATTTAAGACTTAGGGCAATTGTAGCGTAAAGTTTCTTTTCAATTAAACCTGTGGTCGAAAGTTCTTTGTTGTAATATAAGCTGCTTTGATGAGAATTTATTAATCCATGATCTTAGATCTCTCAgtcttgataataattatgttcgctttaatcatataatattatttattatttatttacagaaaaaaattgTGCTTTTATTATTGGCAACCACAAATTTTGCATTACAAGAAGAAACAAAATGTGTACAAATAACTATCGACGGAGTTAATTATGTACAAGAATTACTTAAAGACAACGTTGACAAACCATACAACCTAGTTATAGACAAAGAAAAAGACATAGTGTACTTTAGTTATGGCGTTGATATAGAAAAGGACGAATTTAATGCAGCCTATATCAATTTAGTTACGAAAGACTTCGCTACAATCGCTGGAGTAAATAACGGATTTACACAAGCAGTAAATAAGAAAACCCACGAAGTCTACATAGGTGGTAGAGATGGTATTTACAAGTATAAGGTAGGAGGAAAAGCTGAGTTAATAGCAGAGAAAGGTACGAATATATGGTACGTATATTTCGATGATATACTATATTTCTCGACGTTTCCATCTCAATTTTTATACACGTATGATGGAGAGGTAAAAAGATTTTCAGAACTGGAGAATACAAATGTAGATCTTTTTGTATTAGATGGTGaagatatatattttgttaatcgcGAAGGCCTAAAGAAAAAAGCTAAAGATGACGACATTGAATTAATTGAGGAGTTTGCTGAGAACTACCCAAGGTGTTTAATAGAGAATGATGGTGAAATCTATCTTTGTATCAAAGATAGTGTGTACAAATTGAAAAAGCAAGAACAAACTTTAGAGAAGCTATTCAATATAACAGATAATATGTATGGTCTAGCTATAGacgatgatgataatattatttatagtgaTAGTTCTAATGTGTATCGTCTTAATAAGGATAAGGCTTGTTAAGAATAAGTGGGTAATGGAATTCTTGAAAAAATCTGGAATATAGGATATCCTTGTTTACCCAGTTAGACGTTAGGTCATTGGTCTTATAATGAGGTTGGCACTCCTGAATATAAGCCAGGTGGGCtgaataaaattacatagtGTTTAGTTAAGATTACaataaattgattaaaaattaataagacttttatttttagtgttaaaataagttaattgTTTTCTTCACCCACtattttaatatcatattatttaatatgtttTAAGTATCTCCTAAAACAGCATTTAGTCAtcataagtattatttattttattttattcggaaaacttacagctgcAGAGATACAATTGAGATATAcgtagtacttataataatattatgtcaatgcaTTTAGTcttataatactattttataacaAAGACTTTGGTTTTATGGAGTTTAAAAGAGAGTTTaggtcaaaattttaatttttgaagcTCAGATTTCTTCTATTACGTTATGTGTCCTAAACTCccaatattttacacagtaaatggcagatccaaataaaaaataaagaaaaactatACAGCCAAGTCATTCATTTCGACACAATAACTCAATTGCAGTTGATTAATCATAATTGTTGAATACATGTCATCAAAGTAGCCAATGATATGCAACTACATACCAAGGTTGGTTTGCATTAAAAACGAATACTAAGTAGACACTTGGTTTGGGAGAGCTTCGGCATGGATTGGTCGGCTCGACCAGATCAATACGGAATATCATGGTATGCCAGAAAACTGGCGCTTACGTTCACCAAGTACCTGAGGCAATCTCAGGGTATATGGGATTATGAATATTTTGAGAACCAGGACACTAATTAACAACAAGGACTCTGTTGAAACAAGCATCCATGGGTGGCGCTATCACTTGCTATCAGGTGATCCATCTGCTCATTTCCAAtggttcaaataaaaataaaaaaatcaatttttcgCATACATAATAAGTTGAATTCAACAGTtgtttacataattttaatatttgtccTATATACCCAGTGTGTAGTGTAATATTTACTTTTACGCGCAATAAAACTTTATCTACTGACCTTTTACCTTGATTTTCTATCTCATAAACAAGCGTAAACTCAACGAATTTCCCTGTAGGCGATCCTGATTAGCAGTAATTCATACCTTTAACCTCAACGAGATAAAAGAACCGAATCATCTCTTAACTCAGTGTAGCAAACGACTCGTTGAAAGAGGAACGTTCAAAATGTTGTTCCTTCTACTCTTTTTACCGTGCACTGAGGCAGTGCTACGCGTAATCGTAGCTGACACACCAGTGAGAAGAATCGGCAGCAAGTTATACAAAGAAGAATTGTTGACGGACGAATATAAGGACGCTAAGGAACTAGCATACGACTCAGCAAGTCGAAACCTCTATTTTATGTACATGGATGATAGTATTCAGAATTCGGGGCGTGCATACGTGAATGTCATCACGAAGAAATCATCGAAAATATACGGAATAGAGAAGAATAAAGCGACAGCGGTCGATCACGAGTCAGGAGACGTATATTTCGGCTCAGAAAATGGCTTATACAAGTACGATCCTATAGAAAATCTAGCTAGCAACATAGGACTATTCAATATCAACatatttaaaatcataattagAAGTAATGCTATGTATTACATAGACGCAGACAATCATACGATATACAAAGTGCTAAACAACGGAAAGGGAACAGTGAAAGTTGCAAATGTTGATTCAGTTATGGAATTCGAGGTGGATTTCGAAAATCGAATACACTTCGTGACTATGGACGGtgtattttgtttgaaaaacgGTGAAATCATCAAAAATAATGACATTAATATTGTGTACCATTACATCAGTGATGAGTTAAAGACTTTTGGTGTGTCCGACGACGGCTTATACGAGGTATATTGCAATGGAACTGCGAAAAGGGTAGCCGATTTAGATTTTTTCCCGAAAAGTATAATTTTCGGCGACTACGGCGACATTTTTTATTCGAGCGACAACAAAATATATCGACTGAAACCTATACACAAGTATACTGTGTATAATATACacagaaatactttataatagtactatttattaaattatttatttgcatagTTTCCATAGTTTTCTTTATTCCGTCTTTTTTCGCAGAGTtcctaaaaattttgaaattcgaGCAAATGAGGAAGCCATAGACAATTACTTAgatttatttaagtttttttttttttgtaaaggcGACCAGCATAAAACTGAgcataatatttgaaatatttttaatttttacacacagaataATTTTTacgttaagttttttttattgttaacacGTACCACTTCATTTTCATGGTGATGATTGTGATGGTGATCATATTGGCTTTGATCACCGGAGTGCGGCTGTTGATAGTTGTATCCATTGTTGTAGTCTGAAACGAAAATGAGCCTTATttattatacaggctgtaacaaaactcaAAAGTAAGTTTCGTTACTATTTAAATTGATACGGTATTAAATCACTtacttacctacctaatattataatattggggGTCTATTCTGAATTACCGTATTTTCGAAGTTTCAAGTTTCAAACTttcaaaaatctaaaaaatcCAATGCTATACTTTCTTACATCAAAATTATTAgcccatattttatttaagatgaCCAAACCCCTCCCCTAATGAAAAGCCCAATAcaatagggatgacgacaaggtcaaagattagctgattttttaaataaaataaaaacatagcgataaaatataagtatttccaaaatttcagattcataacttatgtatttttttttgttacgagccttcaaagttggatagtcaagtcgattttttttataaaatgtcttaatttttgtataccattagataagttatgcaatttataaaaaaaaatcttatgaaaccactttcataaacgcaatatttaacatagcttttaaacaaactacctaagcgtgacgtcacagttaggtaacactttgtatggatatcttggagagtttttaagctatcaaagtcattttttcaccgatattcctatttttgaatggtccttcacttaccaacaagaaaaaaaatttcgtcatgCCTATTCGCTATACCGAACATGATAGTTACAATGTGTGTTATACCTTGTCTTGGTGGTAGATAGCTGGTAGATGGTGCAAAAGAATTGTATCTGGATGGTGGTTCGCATGAGGAAATGGTGAGAAGACTTAGTATGCCGATTATCTGAAACAGAAGAATATTCAGAGTTTCTGTCCTTGTCTCACACGTTAAAAATGTCAAGCAATAGACAGAAACAGTAAGATGTTTTTCATTGGTAAGTAATGTTAGACCAGCACCAAGAGTGGAAAATGGTAGACTGGTacgtaagtactaagtactaaGTAGTATATGatcaaggtgtaacaaaactaagtgataatactttagggtgtgtatgtgttcctcgcaaagagttcactgtgaaagtagcagcgctgaaagaccaataattatttttttcacttttgtatggggaatctcgtgacgctggggcgcttgcccatacaatagtgaaaaaaaatgttggtctttcagcggtgctactttcacagagaactctctacatggagcacatacacaccctaaagtattaatatcacttagttttgttacacactgtatagctggtttttttttctaactttaACGAACTTTTCAGTTTAGTTCTTGTGTCTTAAATCTAgacctagatgacgcccgcaactctgttgcaccaaaatttgtttaaagtgCAGGAACCTTCCTTTTTCttagataaaaagtatactatgtcctttcaaAAACACAATcggtgtaaa contains these protein-coding regions:
- the LOC121738075 gene encoding ommochrome-binding protein-like translates to MKTLKKIVLLLLATTNFALQEETKCVQITIDGVNYVQELLKDNVDKPYNLVIDKEKDIVYFSYGVDIEKDEFNAAYINLVTKDFATIAGVNNGFTQAVNKKTHEVYIGGRDGIYKYKVGGKAELIAEKGTNIWYVYFDDILYFSTFPSQFLYTYDGEVKRFSELENTNVDLFVLDGEDIYFVNREGLKKKAKDDDIELIEEFAENYPRCLIENDGEIYLCIKDSVYKLKKQEQTLEKLFNITDNMYGLAIDDDDNIIYSDSSNVYRLNKDKAC
- the LOC121738073 gene encoding uncharacterized protein LOC121738073, with translation MLFLLLFLPCTEAVLRVIVADTPVRRIGSKLYKEELLTDEYKDAKELAYDSASRNLYFMYMDDSIQNSGRAYVNVITKKSSKIYGIEKNKATAVDHESGDVYFGSENGLYKYDPIENLASNIGLFNINIFKIIIRSNAMYYIDADNHTIYKVLNNGKGTVKVANVDSVMEFEVDFENRIHFVTMDGVFCLKNGEIIKNNDINIVYHYISDELKTFGVSDDGLYEVYCNGTAKRVADLDFFPKSIIFGDYGDIFYSSDNKIYRLKPIHKYTVYNIHRNTL